From Psychroflexus torquis ATCC 700755, the proteins below share one genomic window:
- a CDS encoding TolC family protein yields the protein MKLFSIQGTLIKSLFIMTISFISQFSFSQSNVTIYNLETFVNTVRENNLQIKISEKESRLADLSIKEAMSALLPQINGQTEVKRNLNDQFIFFEAPDFENIDPVTGDVPQIVQRFKTNFNNEFQANILLEQNLFSLRNIYNLKSARQFSNIGRLQNEDRIIKIIAEAKKAFLQTVLIKNVYQISQVSELHAKENYIASKNKYDNQLISELDLLQAKIRWEEELPNSLKAKRNYLMLLGNLKLIAGINPKDNIVLDYDLAEYELKDSTVNSEDVIGNRIDYRLLEANTYLQELDIKNKQAEYYPTLDFRAGYSYFGSSDEWTFQDNQNKIIYAAVTLTVPIFSGGFRKSQVSKAKIVSNITSLEKQEAKMSMTIEIQNLELKLSEEYETIQAATSTGETAKKAYEIAVETAKSGLISQIDLRNISDDYNRAEINLYNSIYNFKCTQIDFNNAIANY from the coding sequence ATGAAATTATTTAGTATTCAAGGGACCCTTATTAAAAGCTTATTTATTATGACGATAAGTTTTATTTCACAGTTTTCTTTTTCGCAAAGCAATGTAACTATTTACAATCTAGAAACATTTGTGAATACAGTTCGTGAAAATAATCTGCAAATAAAAATCTCTGAAAAAGAGAGTCGATTAGCAGACTTATCAATTAAAGAGGCTATGTCGGCATTATTGCCACAGATAAATGGACAAACTGAAGTAAAACGTAATTTAAACGATCAATTCATCTTTTTTGAGGCTCCAGATTTTGAAAATATTGACCCTGTTACAGGTGATGTTCCTCAAATAGTGCAAAGATTCAAAACAAATTTTAATAACGAGTTTCAGGCTAATATTTTGTTAGAACAAAACTTATTTAGCCTTAGAAATATTTACAATTTAAAATCAGCACGACAGTTTTCTAACATTGGAAGATTGCAAAATGAAGACCGGATAATCAAGATAATTGCTGAAGCTAAAAAAGCCTTCTTACAAACCGTATTAATTAAAAATGTATACCAAATTAGTCAGGTATCGGAGTTACATGCAAAAGAAAACTACATAGCGTCTAAAAATAAATATGATAATCAGTTAATATCTGAATTGGATTTGTTGCAAGCTAAAATACGCTGGGAAGAAGAATTACCAAATTCCCTAAAAGCAAAAAGAAATTATTTAATGCTTTTAGGAAATTTAAAATTAATTGCAGGAATAAACCCAAAGGATAACATTGTATTAGATTACGATTTAGCAGAATATGAATTAAAAGATTCTACAGTAAATTCAGAAGATGTAATTGGCAATAGGATAGACTACCGATTATTGGAAGCCAATACTTATTTGCAAGAATTAGATATTAAAAATAAGCAAGCGGAGTATTATCCAACATTAGACTTTAGAGCAGGTTACAGTTATTTTGGTAGTTCAGATGAATGGACCTTTCAAGATAATCAGAATAAAATTATATATGCAGCGGTAACACTCACTGTTCCAATCTTTTCGGGTGGTTTTAGAAAATCTCAAGTAAGTAAGGCAAAGATAGTATCTAATATTACTTCACTTGAAAAACAAGAAGCCAAAATGAGTATGACTATTGAAATTCAAAATCTAGAATTGAAATTATCAGAAGAATATGAAACCATACAGGCAGCTACATCAACAGGAGAAACAGCAAAGAAAGCTTATGAAATTGCTGTTGAAACGGCAAAAAGCGGTTTAATATCTCAAATTGATTTAAGAAATATAAGTGACGATTATAACAGAGCTGAAATAAATTTATACAACAGCATTTATAATTTTAAGTGCACACAGATTGATTTTAACAACGCAATTGCTAATTACTAA
- a CDS encoding LytR/AlgR family response regulator transcription factor, translating to MKRIRKYIQSDIDLNSTNRKFYLVAFSVFIAFVFLNFFEPFGLYYEKSSTKEDVFIELFIAMTLAFVVLLLSQFVIRVLFNINRFTVVSLFFWFLLEAVFVASVWFVFEVLDKDFTGNLITVWFDNLLAYVLIMLPPYFLYVSYIHIKDIIKNLENENSTHKSVEKILPDITLKDENEIVKLVLKTENLLFIQSADNYVEVNFLENGVLSKSLLRNSIKKLEPTFRNTPIIRCHRSFIVNTNNIELAKKTSSGYNLKLNQVSELTIPISKSYISEFNKFTTKP from the coding sequence TTGAAACGGATTAGAAAATACATACAATCTGATATTGACCTAAATTCTACAAATAGAAAGTTTTATCTTGTCGCCTTTTCTGTTTTCATAGCTTTTGTATTTCTCAACTTTTTTGAACCGTTTGGTTTATATTACGAAAAATCAAGTACAAAGGAAGACGTCTTTATTGAATTATTTATAGCGATGACTTTAGCTTTTGTTGTCTTGCTATTATCTCAATTTGTTATCAGAGTTTTATTTAATATAAATAGGTTTACTGTTGTTTCCTTGTTTTTCTGGTTTCTTTTAGAAGCAGTCTTTGTGGCGTCAGTTTGGTTTGTCTTTGAAGTTTTAGATAAGGATTTTACAGGAAATCTTATAACGGTTTGGTTTGACAACCTTTTGGCGTATGTGTTAATTATGCTCCCCCCTTATTTTTTATATGTGAGTTACATTCACATTAAAGATATAATCAAGAATTTAGAAAATGAAAATAGCACACATAAATCGGTAGAAAAAATCTTACCAGACATTACCCTTAAAGACGAAAATGAGATTGTGAAACTAGTTTTAAAAACAGAAAATCTACTTTTTATACAATCTGCGGATAATTATGTAGAAGTTAATTTTTTAGAAAATGGTGTACTGTCAAAGTCTTTATTAAGAAACTCTATAAAAAAATTGGAACCTACTTTCAGGAATACCCCTATTATACGTTGTCATCGGTCATTCATTGTAAATACCAACAATATCGAACTTGCAAAAAAGACATCATCTGGTTATAATTTAAAATTAAATCAGGTTTCGGAACTAACAATTCCTATATCAAAAAGCTACATTTCTGAATTTAATAAATTTACCACAAAACCGTAA
- a CDS encoding IS1595-like element ISPto1 family transposase, which yields MNIDNLKEEILSLSTLDRDNLLKDITDSLEHNQLVERASRRHILDNKMGGCPHCLHEKYVRFGVDKGSQRYKCKSCNRSFTEYTGTWMAGLQRKDMISSYLSLMVQEKSLDKISSELGINKKTAFDWRHKILASFDTKNDDDQDNFTGITESDETFFLRSEKGMEVKDRESRKRGGKSKKRGISKDQVAVIVTQDRKSTLDLSVAKLGRIGKVDIENAIGKRVIKDITILCSDAHHSYKGFAKDSETEFHIVNASKGERVKGKYHIQHVNSTHNRVKKWIENTFWGVSTKYLQQYMNWYRIKENIKSRSDRANAFVEETIALGTLKRYNQIESRYENLISTQT from the coding sequence ATGAACATAGATAATCTAAAAGAGGAAATACTATCACTATCCACTCTAGATCGTGATAATCTGTTAAAGGATATTACAGATTCACTTGAGCATAATCAATTGGTTGAGCGGGCTTCCCGTCGCCATATTTTAGATAATAAAATGGGCGGATGCCCACATTGTTTACATGAAAAATATGTTCGTTTTGGAGTTGACAAAGGCTCGCAGCGCTATAAGTGCAAGTCTTGCAATAGAAGCTTTACTGAATATACTGGCACTTGGATGGCGGGACTTCAAAGAAAGGATATGATTTCATCTTATTTAAGTCTTATGGTTCAAGAAAAAAGTTTAGATAAAATAAGTTCAGAATTAGGCATCAATAAAAAGACAGCCTTTGATTGGCGTCATAAGATATTAGCTTCATTCGATACTAAAAATGACGATGACCAAGACAACTTTACAGGTATTACAGAGAGTGACGAAACCTTTTTCCTAAGATCAGAAAAAGGTATGGAGGTAAAAGATAGGGAATCAAGAAAAAGAGGCGGTAAGTCTAAAAAGAGAGGTATAAGTAAAGATCAAGTTGCGGTAATTGTAACACAGGATAGAAAATCAACATTAGACCTTAGCGTGGCTAAACTCGGTCGAATAGGAAAAGTAGATATAGAAAATGCTATCGGTAAACGTGTTATAAAGGATATAACCATATTGTGTAGCGATGCCCATCACAGTTATAAAGGGTTTGCCAAAGATAGCGAAACAGAGTTCCACATCGTAAATGCATCAAAAGGAGAAAGAGTAAAAGGAAAGTATCACATACAACACGTTAATTCTACTCACAATAGAGTTAAAAAATGGATTGAAAATACCTTTTGGGGAGTATCAACAAAATATCTACAACAATATATGAATTGGTATCGAATAAAGGAAAATATAAAGTCTAGAAGCGATAGAGCCAACGCCTTTGTGGAAGAAACAATTGCTCTAGGTACATTGAAACGGTATAATCAAATCGAATCTAGATATGAAAACTTAATATCAACGCAGACCTAA
- a CDS encoding DUF4062 domain-containing protein, with product MKNKKLQVFISSTFIDLIEERQAAVQAVLSCGHIPAGMELFTAGDESQMKVIKRWIEESDVYLLILGGRY from the coding sequence ATGAAAAATAAAAAGTTACAAGTCTTCATTTCATCAACTTTTATTGATCTAATTGAAGAACGGCAAGCTGCTGTACAAGCAGTACTTTCCTGTGGACATATACCTGCTGGAATGGAATTGTTCACAGCTGGTGATGAATCACAAATGAAAGTAATAAAAAGATGGATTGAAGAGTCAGATGTTTATTTACTTATACTAGGAGGAAGATATTGA
- the ltrA gene encoding group II intron reverse transcriptase/maturase: MNLWNETKSIPISRLMVWEAYQKVRSNKGSAGIDAIGMQEFDANRSKHLYKLWNRMASGSYFPPPVKEVEISKKDGTIRKLGIPTISDRVGQMVVKMFFEPRLELVFSPNSYGYRPKRSAHQALSRVRENCWKKNWVIDLDIKGFFDNIDHNKLMLAVEKHVPENWVKLYITRWLEAPVVTKSGKLTQRKGKGTPQGGVISPLLANLFLHYAFDTWLEKVDKNVVFTRYADDVILHCNTKAHAEQILQLVHQRMESVGLELHPKKTKIVYCRDYRRKENHPMVRFDFLGYSFQPRTAYSKKKRKLFLGYDCAISISSRKRIADKLEELKVNKLTFKSIVGVAQYLNPMIRGWVRYYGKFKMYELTKVFRLLSKRLVWWARKRYKRYKTSIRKGYKWLATVRKQFPTLFYHWNFSQINIIA, encoded by the coding sequence ATGAATTTATGGAATGAAACAAAATCAATACCGATAAGTCGCCTAATGGTTTGGGAGGCTTATCAAAAAGTGCGTTCCAACAAAGGAAGTGCGGGAATAGATGCTATTGGTATGCAAGAATTTGATGCCAACCGCAGTAAACACCTTTACAAACTTTGGAATCGGATGGCATCAGGGAGTTATTTCCCCCCACCTGTCAAAGAAGTAGAGATATCAAAGAAAGACGGTACAATCCGTAAATTGGGTATACCCACTATTAGTGACAGAGTAGGGCAAATGGTGGTTAAAATGTTTTTTGAACCAAGATTAGAGTTAGTATTCAGTCCAAATTCTTACGGCTATCGACCAAAGAGAAGTGCTCATCAAGCATTATCAAGGGTAAGAGAGAACTGTTGGAAGAAAAACTGGGTAATTGACTTAGACATCAAAGGTTTCTTTGACAATATAGACCATAACAAACTGATGCTTGCAGTAGAGAAACATGTACCTGAAAATTGGGTTAAACTCTACATCACACGATGGCTGGAAGCACCCGTTGTTACAAAGTCTGGAAAACTGACCCAAAGGAAAGGAAAAGGAACGCCACAAGGCGGAGTAATCAGTCCCTTACTGGCAAATCTTTTTCTGCATTACGCTTTTGATACATGGTTGGAAAAGGTAGACAAAAATGTAGTTTTCACTCGTTATGCCGATGATGTGATATTACACTGTAATACAAAAGCTCATGCGGAACAAATACTGCAATTAGTACATCAAAGAATGGAATCGGTAGGATTAGAATTACATCCTAAAAAGACAAAAATTGTCTATTGCCGAGATTACAGAAGAAAAGAAAATCACCCAATGGTCAGATTTGATTTTTTGGGATACTCTTTTCAACCAAGAACAGCTTATTCTAAGAAAAAGAGAAAGCTATTTTTAGGTTATGATTGTGCTATAAGTATTAGTTCAAGAAAACGAATCGCAGACAAGCTCGAAGAACTCAAGGTAAATAAACTTACGTTTAAAAGCATTGTAGGAGTGGCACAATACCTTAATCCAATGATTAGGGGATGGGTGCGTTACTATGGTAAATTTAAGATGTATGAACTTACAAAAGTCTTTCGATTACTAAGTAAACGATTAGTTTGGTGGGCAAGGAAAAGGTATAAGCGTTATAAAACCAGTATTAGGAAAGGGTACAAATGGTTGGCAACGGTAAGAAAGCAATTTCCTACTTTGTTTTACCATTGGAACTTTTCTCAGATAAACATTATCGCTTAG
- a CDS encoding leucine-rich repeat domain-containing protein, producing MINIPSKKISKLDLSNQNLSQFPKEIFELKNLKKLNLSNNKIKSIPKEIESMKYLELLDLSNNSIINFYSKICSLKRLKVLNLNNNKIKTIPKQIGDLEALKVLQIANNKISKLPATTDNLKKLQELNLSKNDFEIFPLEVLRLEALKNLWLNNLNLKTFPKKSIAESLGALKAIYCFGNLQNSNNIDRTYLDLTKLKGNSINYLKNAQKATILSKNSVAKMKTKQVVKNKIFISYSHKDKEWLTKVQTNLKVLKHNDHSFDLWDDTRIKSGDKWKVEIENALTDSGIAILIISTDFLASDFVRSDELPTLLRNAKENGTRILPLIVRPCLFTKDKNLSEFQSVNPPDEALSSLKESQVEQALVNLTSDVSELLSAN from the coding sequence ATGATTAACATTCCTTCAAAAAAAATATCAAAATTAGATTTATCTAATCAAAATTTATCTCAGTTTCCTAAAGAAATATTTGAACTTAAAAATCTTAAAAAATTAAATTTAAGTAATAATAAAATTAAGTCAATACCGAAGGAAATTGAGTCAATGAAATATTTAGAACTCCTTGATTTATCGAACAACTCTATTATTAACTTTTATTCGAAAATTTGTTCCCTGAAGAGACTTAAGGTATTAAATCTTAATAACAATAAAATTAAAACAATACCTAAACAAATTGGAGATTTAGAAGCACTTAAGGTGCTACAAATTGCTAACAATAAAATATCAAAATTACCTGCAACAACTGATAATCTAAAAAAACTTCAAGAATTGAACTTGTCTAAAAATGATTTTGAAATTTTTCCACTTGAGGTTCTAAGGCTAGAAGCACTAAAGAATCTATGGCTAAACAATTTAAATCTAAAAACATTTCCTAAAAAATCGATTGCTGAAAGTCTTGGTGCATTAAAAGCAATTTATTGCTTCGGAAATTTACAAAACTCTAATAATATTGATAGGACGTATTTGGACTTAACAAAGTTAAAAGGAAACTCAATAAATTATCTTAAAAATGCACAAAAGGCAACGATATTAAGTAAAAACAGCGTAGCAAAAATGAAAACTAAACAGGTTGTTAAAAATAAAATATTTATAAGTTATTCGCACAAAGACAAGGAATGGCTAACAAAAGTCCAAACAAATCTAAAAGTTTTAAAACATAATGACCATTCTTTTGATTTGTGGGATGATACAAGAATTAAATCAGGGGATAAATGGAAGGTTGAAATTGAAAATGCTCTTACCGATTCAGGAATTGCTATACTTATTATTTCTACAGACTTCTTAGCCTCTGACTTCGTTCGTAGTGATGAACTTCCTACTTTATTAAGAAACGCAAAAGAAAATGGAACAAGAATTTTACCCTTAATAGTTAGACCTTGCTTATTTACAAAAGATAAAAACCTATCAGAATTTCAATCTGTGAATCCACCTGACGAAGCACTAAGTTCTCTAAAAGAATCACAAGTTGAACAGGCTCTAGTCAATCTGACAAGTGATGTTTCTGAATTACTGAGTGCAAATTAA
- a CDS encoding IS630 family transposase: protein MEKIDLRSVSDQERGIIRRDAVKMIKRGDKKKDIALFYGVHVNTVRDWWKLYNKEGHKSLSYQKRGVKSEDRKLLNKDQEAAIQKMIIDVMPDQLKLDYALWTTRAVRDLIAREFSITIGRRAVGNYLNAWGFTPQKPKKRAYEQCSKKVQKWLDEEYPAIKEKAKQEKATIHWGDETGVKNNNHHGRSYAPKGKTPVKKHMSKRFSINMISTVTNQGLIQFMIYKENMNSDVFIQFLEQLIKSQETKVFLILDNLRVHHSKVVKKWAEENGETIELFYLPSYSPERNPDEYLNCDLKYGLSDKPAPKTQEKMKENLENHMKMLQNDSERVAKYFKHESIKYAA, encoded by the coding sequence ATGGAAAAAATAGACTTAAGGAGTGTTTCTGATCAGGAAAGAGGTATAATTCGAAGGGATGCTGTAAAAATGATAAAACGTGGAGATAAAAAAAAAGACATAGCTCTGTTTTACGGTGTTCATGTAAATACTGTTAGAGATTGGTGGAAGCTTTACAATAAAGAAGGTCATAAATCTTTGTCATATCAAAAACGAGGAGTCAAATCAGAAGATCGAAAACTACTCAATAAAGATCAAGAAGCTGCAATCCAAAAAATGATTATTGATGTAATGCCCGATCAACTAAAGTTAGATTATGCTTTGTGGACTACAAGGGCAGTAAGGGATTTGATAGCAAGAGAGTTTAGTATTACAATCGGAAGAAGAGCTGTCGGTAATTATCTCAACGCTTGGGGATTCACGCCTCAAAAGCCAAAAAAGAGAGCTTATGAACAATGTTCCAAAAAAGTTCAAAAATGGTTAGACGAAGAATATCCAGCAATAAAAGAGAAGGCAAAACAAGAGAAGGCAACTATTCATTGGGGGGATGAAACGGGTGTAAAAAACAATAATCATCATGGACGTTCCTATGCTCCAAAAGGAAAAACTCCTGTTAAAAAACATATGTCGAAGCGGTTTTCAATCAACATGATTTCTACAGTTACAAATCAGGGTTTAATTCAGTTTATGATATATAAAGAAAATATGAACTCAGATGTATTTATTCAATTTTTAGAACAGCTCATCAAATCGCAAGAAACCAAAGTATTCTTAATCCTTGATAATTTACGAGTCCATCATAGTAAAGTTGTAAAGAAATGGGCGGAAGAAAATGGCGAAACCATAGAACTATTTTACCTGCCATCATACTCACCTGAGCGAAACCCAGATGAATATCTGAATTGCGATTTAAAGTATGGACTCTCGGATAAACCGGCACCAAAAACACAAGAAAAAATGAAAGAAAATTTAGAGAATCATATGAAAATGCTTCAAAATGATAGCGAAAGGGTAGCAAAATATTTTAAACATGAGAGCATCAAATATGCTGCATAA
- a CDS encoding SWIM zinc finger family protein yields the protein MKIPLNEFEQLIDEKILKRGLSYFKGGAITDFSEISNGEYEATVSSTEEYTVQLEIRNNTIVVHNCDCPYDIGPICKHVVAVIFHLQQDKLELNETKISKPKKKKTKSVPQQVKELLKAISHKELIEFVQENSKKDKKFRNYFLASFGHLSQDQSKEFYQKQIHSILQTAAGKEGWIDWSDMKYVVNTTEPFLENAQKYLVNNNFENVFFISTAVLEEMTEAFQYGDDSNGDIGYFIESAMELLSNLTKEKLPKELIERIFKYCITAFKHKLFEGWDWHLGMLHIACELIEKEGDADIILDCLDTVNGDYEGERAQSLKLDLLRKFKDKKEVETYINKHISNSSIRKQEIEKAFANGNFEKVIKLSEDGIKSDEKDKPGLVKVWYNWLLKVAQSQKETSKIIEYSRFLFIDNFHPEQDYYQILKENVEDKNWHSFLEKIIKEVTPKSRWTYNELTRNIYIKEEWWDRLFIMLKQNLSMENIQQNEQYLSKGYSPELIELYSERITNYVEKYIGRNHYQTACRYLRRMKKLGGNEQVNELIELFRKQYPQRRALMDELTRV from the coding sequence ATGAAAATACCTTTAAACGAATTTGAGCAACTCATTGATGAAAAAATCCTAAAAAGAGGTTTATCCTATTTTAAAGGAGGAGCAATAACCGATTTTTCAGAAATTTCAAACGGAGAATATGAAGCCACTGTTTCGAGTACGGAGGAGTACACCGTCCAATTAGAGATTCGAAATAATACTATTGTAGTTCATAATTGCGATTGCCCTTATGATATAGGTCCTATTTGTAAACACGTAGTTGCAGTAATTTTTCATTTGCAACAAGATAAATTGGAATTAAATGAAACAAAGATTTCAAAGCCAAAAAAGAAAAAGACAAAATCCGTTCCGCAACAAGTAAAAGAATTGTTAAAGGCAATTTCGCATAAAGAATTAATAGAATTTGTACAGGAAAATAGCAAAAAAGACAAGAAATTCAGAAATTACTTTTTAGCATCCTTTGGTCATTTAAGCCAAGATCAATCCAAAGAATTTTATCAAAAACAGATTCATTCTATTTTACAAACAGCAGCAGGAAAAGAAGGTTGGATAGACTGGTCAGATATGAAATATGTTGTCAATACCACAGAACCATTTTTAGAAAACGCCCAAAAGTATTTGGTAAATAATAATTTTGAAAATGTATTCTTCATCAGTACCGCTGTATTGGAAGAAATGACAGAAGCTTTTCAGTATGGAGATGATAGTAATGGAGATATAGGTTATTTTATAGAATCTGCCATGGAGTTGCTTTCTAATTTGACCAAAGAGAAACTTCCAAAAGAATTAATAGAGAGAATCTTTAAATATTGTATTACTGCTTTTAAGCATAAACTATTTGAAGGCTGGGATTGGCATTTAGGAATGCTTCATATTGCTTGTGAATTAATTGAGAAAGAAGGTGATGCAGATATTATTCTTGATTGCTTAGATACTGTTAATGGAGATTATGAAGGAGAAAGAGCTCAATCTCTTAAATTAGACCTATTAAGAAAGTTTAAAGATAAAAAAGAAGTAGAAACGTACATCAATAAGCATATATCAAACTCATCCATCAGAAAACAAGAGATAGAAAAGGCATTTGCAAATGGGAACTTTGAAAAAGTAATAAAACTTTCCGAAGATGGAATTAAATCTGACGAAAAAGATAAACCAGGATTGGTTAAGGTTTGGTATAATTGGTTACTGAAAGTTGCTCAATCACAAAAGGAAACTTCAAAAATCATTGAATATTCAAGGTTTCTTTTTATTGACAATTTTCATCCTGAACAAGATTATTATCAAATTTTAAAAGAGAATGTTGAGGATAAAAACTGGCATTCATTTTTAGAAAAAATAATAAAAGAGGTAACCCCTAAAAGCAGATGGACTTACAATGAGTTAACACGAAATATTTACATAAAAGAAGAATGGTGGGATAGATTGTTTATTATGCTTAAACAAAATCTTTCAATGGAAAACATCCAACAAAATGAACAGTATTTATCAAAAGGCTATTCTCCAGAATTAATTGAGTTGTACAGCGAAAGAATTACGAATTATGTAGAAAAATATATTGGGCGAAATCACTACCAAACAGCTTGTAGATATTTACGTAGAATGAAAAAACTAGGTGGGAATGAACAAGTAAATGAGTTGATAGAATTATTTAGGAAACAGTATCCACAGCGTAGAGCATTAATGGATGAATTAACCAGAGTGTAA
- a CDS encoding NADP-dependent oxidoreductase: protein MKAIVLKQAGGVENFIIKDIEKPEIKENEVLISVKAISINPVDFKIRVLEDFLNSLNGAERPAIIGWDISGAIVAIGNNVTKFEIGDNVFGMINFPGSGKAYAEFVAAPEDQLAKIPKNISFNEAAATTLAALTALQTLKPRVKKGDRVLIHGGSGGVGHFAIQIAKSLGAYVISTSSAKNKSFILSLGADEHIDYNSRKFEEILTDVDFVLDMFNGDILLNSIKVTKKGGTIISLPTADFSDEILKLAKERNVDVSFTMVQSNGDDMNTLKNMLESEAIKPHISKTFAFEKMGDAHLHLEIGRTVGKVIVTMK from the coding sequence ATGAAGGCAATAGTATTAAAACAAGCAGGCGGTGTAGAAAATTTTATAATTAAGGATATTGAAAAACCAGAAATAAAAGAAAATGAAGTTCTTATTTCAGTAAAAGCAATAAGTATTAATCCTGTAGATTTTAAAATAAGAGTTCTTGAAGACTTCCTAAATTCATTAAATGGAGCAGAACGCCCAGCTATTATAGGATGGGATATATCTGGAGCTATTGTTGCTATTGGAAATAATGTAACAAAATTTGAAATTGGAGATAATGTATTTGGCATGATTAACTTTCCAGGAAGTGGTAAGGCTTATGCAGAATTTGTGGCAGCACCTGAAGATCAATTGGCTAAAATCCCTAAAAACATATCTTTCAATGAAGCAGCAGCTACAACTTTGGCTGCATTAACCGCTTTACAAACATTAAAACCAAGAGTTAAGAAAGGTGATCGCGTACTAATACATGGTGGTTCTGGTGGCGTGGGTCATTTTGCTATTCAGATTGCAAAATCATTAGGTGCTTATGTAATTTCTACAAGTTCTGCAAAAAATAAGAGTTTTATACTATCACTTGGTGCTGACGAGCATATAGATTACAATTCTCGAAAATTTGAAGAAATTCTTACAGATGTAGATTTTGTGCTGGATATGTTTAATGGAGATATTCTACTCAATTCAATAAAAGTTACAAAAAAAGGAGGCACAATTATTTCATTACCAACAGCTGACTTCTCTGATGAAATTTTGAAATTAGCAAAAGAACGCAATGTTGACGTTTCCTTCACTATGGTGCAATCCAATGGAGATGATATGAACACTCTTAAAAACATGCTGGAAAGTGAAGCTATAAAACCGCATATTTCTAAAACATTTGCTTTTGAAAAGATGGGAGATGCTCACTTACACCTTGAAATTGGTAGAACTGTTGGAAAAGTAATCGTGACAATGAAATAA
- a CDS encoding winged helix-turn-helix transcriptional regulator has translation MHLIKGKEYPCHSSVTMALIGGKWKTVILFHLIEKPLRYNELRKGMQTVTERTLSLQLKTLQEDGIIKRKVFSKKPPLKVEYSLTEFGKTLIPLLTSIANWGDYVTTKFLK, from the coding sequence ATGCATTTAATAAAAGGAAAAGAATATCCTTGCCATTCAAGTGTTACCATGGCATTAATAGGTGGTAAGTGGAAAACGGTAATATTATTTCATTTAATAGAAAAGCCGTTGAGGTATAATGAACTTAGAAAAGGAATGCAAACTGTTACGGAAAGAACACTCAGCTTGCAATTAAAAACTTTACAAGAAGATGGGATTATTAAAAGAAAAGTGTTTTCTAAAAAACCACCTTTAAAAGTCGAATATTCTCTAACCGAATTTGGAAAAACACTGATCCCTCTTTTGACATCTATAGCTAATTGGGGAGATTATGTTACTACAAAGTTTTTAAAATAA
- a CDS encoding response regulator: protein MTETNILLVDDNDIGNFLSKKVLTRMGFNNITTVTDGKQALDRLKKEDCPDLVFLDLNMPVMDGFSFLTRAEKEILCMHMKVVILTSSIRQKDKNQASKFSSVVDYIEKPLNQDKVRQVLEKIKRINTDNKELR from the coding sequence ATGACTGAGACAAATATACTATTAGTAGACGATAACGATATTGGAAATTTTTTATCAAAAAAGGTACTAACAAGAATGGGCTTTAACAATATCACCACAGTCACCGATGGTAAACAAGCTTTGGACAGATTAAAAAAAGAGGACTGTCCTGACTTAGTGTTTTTAGACCTAAATATGCCAGTTATGGATGGTTTTTCTTTTCTTACCCGAGCAGAAAAAGAGATTTTGTGCATGCATATGAAAGTGGTCATACTTACCTCATCCATTCGCCAAAAGGACAAGAATCAGGCAAGCAAATTTAGCAGTGTGGTAGATTATATAGAAAAACCACTAAATCAAGATAAAGTACGACAAGTACTGGAGAAGATAAAAAGAATTAATACTGACAACAAAGAACTGAGGTAA